The Bdellovibrionales bacterium genome includes the window TGTTATAGCCTTTTGATTTTAAATCCTGACTTGCAGTTAAAATAAAGCCATCGGCTTTTCCATTTGCTACATTTGTGAGGTCATTGATGCGATTTTTCATTCTCTCCTTAAAGAGATTGAGAGTTTCAAATACCTTGCTGTACTGGCACAATCGAAGATAAGTGATGGCAGCTGTAAAGTAGGCCTCGGGACCCAAAACGGGCTCAAAAACGGGAGAAAAGAGTGTTGTTAAATCAGCAAGTGCTTTCTCGTATTTTCCCGATCGACCTTGGGTGTGAGCTCGCTCTTCGATGGCCACAATCCAGAGATCTGAGGACTGTGGAATTTTTGAGTAGGTTGCAATCGCACCTGCAAAATTCCTATCTTGATATTGAGCCCGAGCTTGAGTTAGCAGCAGGCGATCTGAAGGCAATCCGGCTCTTTCAAATGCCGAAGGAGTTGGTAGAATCTTCAATGCCATCTTTGGCTTATTTTGTCTGAGGCTAGCGAGAGCCATTCGATATCGCTCGACGAGAGATTCAGCTGATTTTCGTTCCTTTCCGAATTTTAAAGCCAGTGCTTTGTTGTACGCTTTTAAAAATGACTTATAATTGCCAAAATTGTCTCGAAGGGACTCGTTGTTAAGTTTGAATTCATTTGATAAAGGCTTCGTGGCCGCTAGGGCCACAGAATTTGGACTCGCACCAAAAGTGGCGATGCAAAAATAAGTCAATAGAATAAAGTGCGAAGCCAAGTTTGTTTTCATAACAAAAATCCAAGCCCAAAGGAAAAGGCGGTAATGGCCTGCTCGCGTGTTCCGGTATTAATGACGTCTTGATATTCCTGGTAGCGAACTTCAAAACGTGAAGTAAAGTGCTGAGACCACCAAATTCCGACGCCCCCACCAGCTATCCAAGTGGGTGTTTCACCGGACACAAGCTTCATGGTTCCGTATCCGCCTGTCACAAAGAGATCAAATTGACTGATTCCAAGATTGAAAAAGTTTAATTTTCCATAAAGTGGATAGACTGTGAGAATTCCAATGGAAGAGGAGAGTGGGGTATCCAAATCGGGTCGAAGTGAATTGTCCCCGTTGGCCCTGCGCTGATTGGCATCAGAAAAAATGCGTTCTCCTTCAGGGGTAAGTTTACTGAGAGAATCGTAGTAGCGACCCCCAATTGAAACTTTTGGCGTGATATGGAAGTCAAGTGCGTAACCAAGGTTATTTGTCTTAATATAGGAATCGCCTCCGGTGACACCATCATAACTGATTCCAAATTCGAACCGAAGATTTCGATCAACGGACCGATTCTGAACAACTCGAACTCGATTTTCACCGTCAATAGCTTTGGCTCGTTCTGCAATCGCTTTATTGGAGCCCAAGGAATCTAATTCGCTACCAATAGCAACAGAACGACCTTTCTCCCCAGCCAGTGCAGTCGTTAAGGCAGAGTCTGCCATGAAGGCAGCCCATGTGACGAGAACTGAAAATAAAAATGACATGATTGTGTGATTCATTTCTTACCTCTCCCTCTGAAGCTTTTTCCTTTGACGGGCTTTTGAACTGGTTTGCTTGCAGCAACAGGATTCCCTGCGCCTACAGTCGTCGGAGCAGCGGCGGTGGAGTTGCCGGAAAGTACGGTCACACTCGAGGCAGGTGATGCTTCAGGTAATGGCCGCACAATCTTTATCACAAGATTTTCGTGTGGTGAAATCAGAGGGGGCTGTTGCTCTTGATTTGAAACTGAGAAGCGAACAAGCCCGTCAAGGGAGTTTCTAGTCGGATTTCTTTTAAGGAACTCGCTGTTCACCTTCAGGAATTGGACAATAATAGTTTGTAGTATGTCAGGATCAATGTCTAATATAAACCGGTATGTATTATTTCCTAATGATAAGGGGTGAGTTCCTTTTATGGCTGGAGCCAAGTTGATCACCGGATTCTCTTTCGAAACTGCATTTCCATCAAAATCCCAGTTGAGATCGAGTGCTTGGCTGTCTTTAAGTCCCGTCGCCACAACATCAAGTCTGATCGACGAGGGGCTGGCAGAGGTTGGATTGATTTTATCGGGAGCGCTGATCTCCTTGATCATTGGCACTTCAGATGTACTCGAGACAACAATTCCCATCTGTGTTTGGCATTGTTCTGTTGCAATCGATTGGCTATTTGGAACAAGTTCAATTTGGAAGGATTTAAAACTCTTTCCAACCTCAACAGTGCCTCTGGGCGGCGCATATTTTATCACAAACATCAAACCATTTGGAGTCATGCCACTTTTTACAGGCTGTTCAAATCCGACGGGAGCCTCGTTGATAGAGATGGACTGAGTCGATGTGGCATAGGAGCCACGGACAAAGATTTCTGCGCTTGTGAGTTTTTCTTCAACCGCAAACAGGGTGGGTGGAGCTATGATATTAATTCCGCACCCAGACTTGTAGGTCTGGTCCTCCGTCTTCAGGTTCACGGGCGGGATGTCCGACTTCACATTTGGATATTTCTCGAGAGGATCCTTAGATCCACCACATCCAGTAGTGATAAGACTCGCGAATATAATTAAAGAAATATTTTTCATATGAGTCCTTTAGCCTTGGTTTAATCGCTTGAGTAAGAACGGATAGGTGACCTTTACAGCAACATTTCCTTTTGGTTTGGGAAATCTCCAAGCGCGAAGTTTCCCCAGAATACATGATTCCACTTGTATTGCTGAGAGGCTTGTGTGAGCAACTTTTGCGACAGTCACTTGGCCACCAGGAGAAATCACAAAATTGACTGCAACGCGGCCAGACAGATCTGGCTTTGTCTGTAATCCTCTTTCGTAACAATAAATAACTTGCCCCTGATTCCGGCGAATGACCGCATTGATCTGATCGGGGTGGAGTCCGCCTTCAACCGTAGCTTCCTCACTCATTGGGAGGTAATAGCCTCCCGAGCTTCCGGCCATCTTCATGGAGCCGTAACCAGCTTGTCCCTGTCCCTTCCCCTTGGTTCCATAACCGCCATAGCCGCTTAAGTTTTCGCCACCACCAATACCAGCTTGAACTAATCCATGGCCCAGAAGCCCCCGTTCGGATCCTCCCCTCGCTCGAGAAGAATCAAATCCATAGCCACCAGACTTCGAGGCGGACTTGGAAAGTCCTCCCGGTCCGTTTGAGTTCTTATCCATTCCGCCTAGTGCGCTGAGAGCTCCCATTCGATTGAGATCGTTCCCGGCTCGTTCATTACGTGTTTTGACCTTGGTCGGTTGGTTTATGACAACCTTCTTGGGTTGTACTTTTGGCGATTTTTTCGGAATAACCTGTGCTTGCTGTGGTACCGGTTTGATTTTCTGAGTACTTGGTTTTACAACCGGCACCTTTTTTTCGATCAAGTCTTCCTTCTTAAATACAGTTACCACTTGGGATTCCGGTTGTTCTTGGCGGTGAATCCACCAGCCAATGAGAAGTGTCAGAAGAAGTAAGCTCACCTGAATTCCAGCTGTCCATTTAATGAAGAAGATGAAATCACGGTTCTGTTCTTTGCGTTCAGAGACATCAGGTGTCACTTGAGCAACTGATTGAACGTGCCGAATTTGTCCCCAGGCTCCCTTCATAACAACCTGATCGACAGGACTCGACTTCGCTATATCTCCCAACTTATCAACCTGAATTCCTTCATCGGTCAGTTCTTTACTGTCTCGTACAATTTCAATCCGTTTAAGGTCATGACGATAGATAATTTCCAGCTCCTCCCGCGTGAACGGAAGTACGCGAGCTGTTTCTCCGTGGGAATTCTGCAAAATCAAATAGCTATTTTTCATATCGCCTCTACCTTCCTGATGCGGAGCGAACCGCACGATCCTGAAAATCCCATCTGTAATCAATGAGACGTGGAATATCTTTTTCATTCTCAACGGTTGTTGTCATTCCAAGGGGAGATTGGCGTAAGCCTCGAACAGTCAAATCATTAAAATTAATATCCGTGCTCAATTTTGAAACTTCGGCATTATGGTTGGATACCACTTTCTGCTTCTTCATACCCTTATTTGGCCTTCCCGATTTAACTGAGCCGGAAGAGGATTTGGCTTCGCAAACTGACAGCCTGTCGGTCGTACCGAGAAAAAACAACAGGGTCGCAAGTTCAAGAGTGACAATTAATGGCCTCATCTTCTATCTCCGTGTCTCAGATTTAATCTGAGATAATCTTTCATCTAAATATGCAATCAAAGGACCGTTTGCACGTTTTGCTTCTAACTCACGAAGGTCTTCAAGTGTTGATGGGTCCAATGGATTTTTCTCGACATTTTGGCGTGCTTTTTCTATTCGTGAAGGATTCACTTTCAAATTTTGAATTTCGCTCTCGAATCGAGAAACCTCACTGCTTGGGAGGAATTCCCGGAGGGCCCTGTAATCACTCAGAGCGACAATGCGAGCCACCGGATCTTCGCTACCAATTGAGTTCCTCAGTTTATCAATGTTCTGCGAGTTAATAGAAAAGAAATTGGACAACAGAGTTTCAGCCTCTTTGGAAGCCAGTTGATAAGGCTGTGCTCGCTCCTGAATCAGCTTACTGTAGGTTGCTCTTTCCAATTGAGAGAGACCCTTAGGGGTTGGGAGGCCAGTCAGTTGGCGATAAAATCGATTATTTTCTCTGACAATTGTTTTGAGAGCGAGAACTTGTAAATAGATATCTCCGTGTTGATTGGCTTCATTGTATTCGTTCTTTAGCTTCTCAAGAAGCTGCATTCTTTCCTTGATTCCTTTTTGGAGACCTCGATCTGAGGTTGTTGCAATGCTGTGACGGTGCACCCGATCAGAAAACTGCAGAAAATTCTTTCGGAGCTTTAGATTTGATAGGTAGATTCCTTCTGGTGTGGCACGCACGCCGGGAACAGAAAGGGCTCTATCAATTTTTGCAGGACGAGGATCTTGTGAGTGAATTTCCAGGGTGATTTGGGCCAATAGATCCGGATTTGACTTCAATTGACCTATCATTCTGTCATAGACCGCCCATTTGTAATGACTTCGGCGGATCAGCTTGATGCGAATGAGGTTGGTGTTGCGTGTGGATCGAGCTGTTCTGAGATAATCATTGAAGTGCTTTTCAGGGTTGAGTCCTGCCAACTCGGCCAGAAGTCCCAGGCGCAAAGACCTTTGTTCTTGAGTTAAATTTTTCATTGGCATGTCGCTGGCGACATTATAGGCTTCCATAAATTCCAATTTAAGTTCATGAACCCAGAGCAGACTTTTCTTAGCCAATTCGATGTCAGTCTTTGTTATGCCTCTCACGGCTAAAAGTTTCTTGCTAGACGAAGAAATTGTTTCGAGATCTTTAAGTTTTTCAGAACTCAAAATCATGGTGCGATAATGAGTTGCCTGATCAAAAGCAGACAAATGTTTAACTGGATAAGATGTTAGGATTTTTAACTCAGAACGAACCAGTGAATCGTCAATGGGCGTTGATTTCAAAGCTAAGACAATCTGGTTGATTGTAACCTTGCGCCCAATTTCATTAAAATGATCGGAGCGATTGGGAAACTTGGGAGCATAAAGTCGGGAAAAATCACGGATCTCGCGATCATTTTTGATAAGTTTCAAAGCGTCAAGTGAGAGTTCAGCAGACTGCAAGCGAAGTTTGCTATCCTTGAAATCGCTATCCAGAGCTAAGAGTTTGAACGCCTCCGCAGCTTCTGCATACTTGTTGGTCTTGTAGAGAATATAGGCAAGCTGATAGCGAACGGTGTAGGCCAAGGGTCCATTTGAATTAAGTTCGAGATATTTTTTGAGAGCCCTCTCATAAAGCGATTGATTGTGGCTTTCTTCGGCAATCTCAATGGCGATGACCAGAGAGGATTCCAATTCCTTTTTCATTTTCTTTTTTGCAGAAATAATCGCCGCTTGCTCGTAGAGTTCGTAAGCAGTAATTCTATCATTGCGTTGTTTTGCCACTTGAGCAGCCCAAACGATAACTTCAAAATCCTCAGGATTGCAGGAGATATACTTTTGA containing:
- a CDS encoding outer membrane beta-barrel domain-containing protein, coding for MNHTIMSFLFSVLVTWAAFMADSALTTALAGEKGRSVAIGSELDSLGSNKAIAERAKAIDGENRVRVVQNRSVDRNLRFEFGISYDGVTGGDSYIKTNNLGYALDFHITPKVSIGGRYYDSLSKLTPEGERIFSDANQRRANGDNSLRPDLDTPLSSSIGILTVYPLYGKLNFFNLGISQFDLFVTGGYGTMKLVSGETPTWIAGGGVGIWWSQHFTSRFEVRYQEYQDVINTGTREQAITAFSFGLGFLL
- a CDS encoding AgmX/PglI C-terminal domain-containing protein translates to MKNSYLILQNSHGETARVLPFTREELEIIYRHDLKRIEIVRDSKELTDEGIQVDKLGDIAKSSPVDQVVMKGAWGQIRHVQSVAQVTPDVSERKEQNRDFIFFIKWTAGIQVSLLLLTLLIGWWIHRQEQPESQVVTVFKKEDLIEKKVPVVKPSTQKIKPVPQQAQVIPKKSPKVQPKKVVINQPTKVKTRNERAGNDLNRMGALSALGGMDKNSNGPGGLSKSASKSGGYGFDSSRARGGSERGLLGHGLVQAGIGGGENLSGYGGYGTKGKGQGQAGYGSMKMAGSSGGYYLPMSEEATVEGGLHPDQINAVIRRNQGQVIYCYERGLQTKPDLSGRVAVNFVISPGGQVTVAKVAHTSLSAIQVESCILGKLRAWRFPKPKGNVAVKVTYPFLLKRLNQG
- a CDS encoding tetratricopeptide repeat protein, with product MSRSSLMALAFIFSSLVSLQSYSSESESSAVARMDLQTHDALIGKLTAVLPSLPNNSEQATTIKIRLGDLYSERARLKDIAAGEKNCTECKDAKKDREKAIAYYLATKRMILNHVEDLQRVNLQLANLYKLTNQSKSMEKTYKEILKDNRQFKIHSKAHLGIAEMLFQNGDYRKAAISYDSALRRATPEDRAYIVFRQSWTAYNLGRNDEALRTIQKAIRQAERLSLTAFHKDLMRDYATMQARNPFTSKDVDTYLAHSPEKDRIENLKFFGEEADRLGNKKGSLLIWTLLLRQDSSSQDSAEIQLKLAQNFYDLENYPQALHHLDQTVVFVQKKNCSDKKCESVKNDFKSLLVTWTKKEKTAPTKNLSLAYQKYISCNPEDFEVIVWAAQVAKQRNDRITAYELYEQAAIISAKKKMKKELESSLVIAIEIAEESHNQSLYERALKKYLELNSNGPLAYTVRYQLAYILYKTNKYAEAAEAFKLLALDSDFKDSKLRLQSAELSLDALKLIKNDREIRDFSRLYAPKFPNRSDHFNEIGRKVTINQIVLALKSTPIDDSLVRSELKILTSYPVKHLSAFDQATHYRTMILSSEKLKDLETISSSSKKLLAVRGITKTDIELAKKSLLWVHELKLEFMEAYNVASDMPMKNLTQEQRSLRLGLLAELAGLNPEKHFNDYLRTARSTRNTNLIRIKLIRRSHYKWAVYDRMIGQLKSNPDLLAQITLEIHSQDPRPAKIDRALSVPGVRATPEGIYLSNLKLRKNFLQFSDRVHRHSIATTSDRGLQKGIKERMQLLEKLKNEYNEANQHGDIYLQVLALKTIVRENNRFYRQLTGLPTPKGLSQLERATYSKLIQERAQPYQLASKEAETLLSNFFSINSQNIDKLRNSIGSEDPVARIVALSDYRALREFLPSSEVSRFESEIQNLKVNPSRIEKARQNVEKNPLDPSTLEDLRELEAKRANGPLIAYLDERLSQIKSETRR